GGTAAGCCTAGAACAAGAGGGGCTTCTCCTGCTTCATACGAGAACGATTTTCGCGACTCGGGAGGGCTAGAGAACCAGAGTGTGCAGGAGTTGGAGAACTATGCTGTGCACAAGTCTGAGGAGACAACAAAGAGTGTCAACAATTGCCTGAAGATTGCTGAGGACATCAGGGAGAGTGCTACAACCACACTTGACACATTGCACCAGCAGGGTGAACAGATTAATAGGACACACATGGCTGCTGTTGATATAGATAGGGATTTGAGCAAGGTATGAACATGGTTTTCTTGCATTCATGAACAGATTATGATCGAGGTTGTGGTATTGTATTGTTTAGGATTATGTTACCTAATTGTTCATGCATGTTTGGATCAGGGCGAGAAGCTTTTAAATGGACTTGGAGGCATTTTTTCTAAGCCTTGGAAGCCAAAGAAGACCAAGGAGATTAAAGGCCCTGATATGACATCAGGTTTGCTTCTGTTAGTAGTTTGCTTGCATCATATCCCCAAATTTGAaagcttcattttttttcggGGATTGCATTCGATGTACTTGGATTTTGATGCGGTGTTGGTGTTCATCTTCAGCTGCAACCAATAAACATGCAAGTAAGGAGCAGAGGGAAAAGCTAGGTACATCTCCTGCACCCAAAGGAAGCCGGTCAGCTCCGAGAACACCCCCTCCTGAAGGAGCAAGTGCTATCCAGCAAGTCGAGGTATGTCTAAGGAGATGTGGTTATGAAGAATGTAGCTACATGTTCTCCGGAATTATTTATGTTTGCTTGATCACGAATACCAGGCTGAGAAGGCAAAGCAAGATGATGCTCTTTCAGATCTAAGTAATATTTTGGGCGATTTGAAGGGAATGGCTACGGAGATGGGGAGTGAACTCGAGAGGTCAGTACTACTTCTGTATCCCTGAATATTGTTCTTAACTTCATCTCTAGCTGTGCATTTGTGTTTTAAGTAATATGGAAAATGCAGACAAAACAAAGCTATGGATCATCTCTCTGATGATGTGGATGAGCTCAACTCTCGAATGAAAGGTGCCAATCAAAGAACTCGACGCCTGTTAGGATCGTGAAAATCAACAGAAGTGAAAAAATTGGAGGCTTATCATGAGACCAGCCTACAGAAAATCTGCACATAACTTTGGATGATGAATTTCTTTTTTCACTTTTGATTGTATATGATCATTGATTTCCCCTATCTGGgatatgcatgaaataaaattAGTCTTTTTGTTCATAATTTTCAGCATTGTACATGTATTTGGGGTTCAGGAGTAAGGATTAACAAAAATGACAAACATATCTAAAAGAAGAGATGATCTATGTTTTATTCTGAATAGGAATATGGtatcaaaaattcaaaattacaAGGTATACATGTTCTAAGGACATAAATCTGGCCATAGAGCTGATGCGTCAAGAAAGTTGTATATTTACAGAAGACTGCAGCTGTATCTCACGCATGTCGAAGCCTACCATTTTACCACAGATTCATAACTTGTGAAACAAGCAAGCAGGATGGCCCTGTGCCAATGACAATAAGCTCACGAATCGTCGTCCTCCCTCTTCACCGGAATCCAACTGTTTTGTGAGACGGCCTTTTTCCTGGCGTGCGAAACAAAACCAATAACATAGCCTATGAAAGCCCCAAGGACCAAAACACTTGCTCCCTTAACAAACATACTGAGCTTGGACTCCGATTTGCCACCAAATCCAGCAACACCATTACCATTACTTTCAAGCACAGCAGCTTTGTTCCCATTCCCAAGAGCCTCGACACCATCACCACCGGCTTCACCCCCCAGAACCTCTCCTGACGCCAGAATCTCCACCGAATCATGCACCTGTCCATCATGGTTTCCAACATAAGAAAGTTTAAGCTTCTCTTTCGAAGCAACCAATCTAGTATACCCGAATTCACCACCGCGATACATAGACCTCAGTGGCTGTGGGAATATAGGGTCAGTTGGATGATCCGCTCTAGGTTGCCATATCGGCTGCCAGTCCTGTCCTGCCATCCCAATCACAACATGAACAGGCCCTCTACTCACACAAGTAAAATTACTCAACGGACAAAACCTCTCATATCTATGAACATGTCCCCATAACGCAAGGGTCACATTGTTCTTCACAAACAAAGGCTCCAAATGCTCCATCATCTGCCTCCTCATTTCCGCATCCCTCCCCTCATTGCTCGTAGTATACATCGGCCTATGCCCACTAACCACCACGAAAGGAGTCTTCGTCCGATTCACACTCTCCAAATCCCTCTTTATAAACTCGTGCTGCTTGCTCCCCGTCACAAAATTAGTCTCCGTCGAAATGTACACAAAATGCACCGGCCCCATGTCAAACGAATAGTACAGGTTCCTAGTCGCCGGCGCACTAGTCCCTGTCACCTCAGTCGAGTTCCCCGGCATGTTGAACCTCACACTATACGGCACCCCACATTCTCCACCACCATCCTTCCCATATATCGTACTCGCCCACTCCGGCTTCCACGGCTGCCCCGGCCAGTCATACTCATGGTTCCCAATGCAGACATGATACGGCAGCTTCGTCGCAACCGGCTCAATCTGATTAAAGAAATGATCCCACAGCCACGAGTAGCCTCTAGCATAGCTAATGTCTCCGATATGCGACACGAAAGCCGGCTTGTCACCTAGGGCCTCAATGTCACGCAGAATCCACTTCACGGTGGCCACACTCTCGTCTTGCACACGAATAAACGTCGCGTACGGCGTCGTAGTGCCCATGTCGCCGAACATGAAAGCCACCGCCTCGTCGGAGTCTACATTTCTCGACACGAAGCTGTGCGTTTCACTCCAGCCTCCATCATCACTCCCAACCTGCGAATAATTAGCACAATGTAATTAACTACTACGCATGAGGATTACTGTTAATCTAATCAGCGGTTTAATTGCTGATTAACTAATTACCTTGTAGAAATATCTGACACCGCTTTTGAGATTGGTCATGACGCCATCGTGAACAAACCCGGGGTCTCTCCAGCCGACGCTGTGATTCGCCGGCCAGTCGCACATGTGCTGCAGCTCGTACCGGCTCACACGTGCGGCCGCCACGTCATCCATCTTCTCCTTGCTGAGGCCGTATTTCACGGCGCGTTCCGCGCGGTCAGCTGCGACGAACATGACGCGCATCTGGTCCGGGTGGTCCGTGTAGGACAAGTGGATCTGGTCGGGGACCCGACCCGATTCAAATTTGAGCTCCGGCGACGTGGCGAGGAGGTGTTTGACGCCGGGGAGGGGGTTGTGGTCGTGGTCGGTTTTGTTCGGGTTGACCTCGGAGTCGAACCAGCGGAAGATCCGGAAGGAGTAGTTGGATCGGAGGTTGATTAAGGGAAGCGAAATGGAGCCCGACCCGGATTGCCATGTGGGGCTGGAGGAGAGGAACTTGTACCCGAGGAAGTGGTGGTTGCGGGAGGACGGCGGCGAGTAGATACCGAGCCAGTCGAGCTTGGACGGCGAGTCAACCCCGGACCATTTGATCAGAACCGAGTCACCGGATTTGGAGAGCGTCGTCGTGTTTAGCGACACcgaaggcttctgatgggtcGGGTCGAATAATAAGCCCAGTAAAAGCAGAAAGAAGAAAACGAGACACGGCGGAGGAGCGGCcattgtggtggtggtggcggcGATGGATCAGCAATTATGAATTTGTataatttctatatatatatatatggggtTGTTCCCGGTGAAAAGAAACAACCCGAGCAGTAAAATGTGAAAAAGTGAAAACAGTGGGAGGTTGATATAAGGACGAGAAATGGGCCGTCACGGAAATAGCCATAAAAGCCCAGGACCAGCCcagtttcctttttgtttttttaattttgttttctggtTCATCGTCTTAAATAGGAGGGTACAAATAGACGTGAGAGTCTTGTGACGAAGACTGTAGCTtactttgttcttgttcttcttcttgttctctGCGGCTTTTAGCTCTCTCAGAAATTTATAGTCTTTCATGTGTCTCTTGCTTCCAAAGCATTTACTAACTCAAATACCAGCCTTTTCATCCATCACCATCACCCAtctctctgtttctctctGTCTTTGTTTTTATCTCAAACCTAAAACCAGAACCAGAACCAGAACCTTCCTCGCTCTCTGTTTTCCCAAAAATGAAGAGCGGtctctcttcttcattttcttcaagaAAGCTTCTGGTGGCGTTGGCGTTGGGGACTGTGGTTCTCCTACACCTCTTTCTGCCTGCATGTGCTACCGGAATTCCAACAACCACGGCGAAAGAGTCGACCCACCGGCGTCACAGTTGCGACGCGATTTCACGGTCCAGCAAGAAGCTACGTTCTATGTGCATGGAGCTGCAGAGTGTCCCGCACAGTCCGTCACCGCCGCCGTCGCCGGAGGATGATAAGATTGATCCAAGATTCGGCGTCGAGAAGAGACGGGTCCCTTCCGGGCCAAACCCTCTTCACAACTGACCATCCCTCTCTCGCATTTCAGTCCTTCCCCGCCGCCGGTATACCTCACCGTCGATCTCATCAGATTTTCAAGCCTAGCTATAGCTTTCTAATATATCTCCGTT
This is a stretch of genomic DNA from Argentina anserina chromosome 4, drPotAnse1.1, whole genome shotgun sequence. It encodes these proteins:
- the LOC126791609 gene encoding putative SNAP25 homologous protein SNAP30, which produces MFGFMKSPAKIAKQSSVDPGSLDKVTKSDGAKITPARRTTSEPVLITPDMGNETHGLENQSVQELENYAVHKSEETTKSVNNCLKIAEDIRESATTTLDTLHQQGEQINRTHMAAVDIDRDLSKGEKLLNGLGGIFSKPWKPKKTKEIKGPDMTSAATNKHASKEQREKLGTSPAPKGSRSAPRTPPPEGASAIQQVEAEKAKQDDALSDLSNILGDLKGMATEMGSELERQNKAMDHLSDDVDELNSRMKGANQRTRRLLGS
- the LOC126790306 gene encoding probable inactive purple acid phosphatase 2, whose protein sequence is MAAPPPCLVFFFLLLLGLLFDPTHQKPSVSLNTTTLSKSGDSVLIKWSGVDSPSKLDWLGIYSPPSSRNHHFLGYKFLSSSPTWQSGSGSISLPLINLRSNYSFRIFRWFDSEVNPNKTDHDHNPLPGVKHLLATSPELKFESGRVPDQIHLSYTDHPDQMRVMFVAADRAERAVKYGLSKEKMDDVAAARVSRYELQHMCDWPANHSVGWRDPGFVHDGVMTNLKSGVRYFYKVGSDDGGWSETHSFVSRNVDSDEAVAFMFGDMGTTTPYATFIRVQDESVATVKWILRDIEALGDKPAFVSHIGDISYARGYSWLWDHFFNQIEPVATKLPYHVCIGNHEYDWPGQPWKPEWASTIYGKDGGGECGVPYSVRFNMPGNSTEVTGTSAPATRNLYYSFDMGPVHFVYISTETNFVTGSKQHEFIKRDLESVNRTKTPFVVVSGHRPMYTTSNEGRDAEMRRQMMEHLEPLFVKNNVTLALWGHVHRYERFCPLSNFTCVSRGPVHVVIGMAGQDWQPIWQPRADHPTDPIFPQPLRSMYRGGEFGYTRLVASKEKLKLSYVGNHDGQVHDSVEILASGEVLGGEAGGDGVEALGNGNKAAVLESNGNGVAGFGGKSESKLSMFVKGASVLVLGAFIGYVIGFVSHARKKAVSQNSWIPVKREDDDS
- the LOC126792446 gene encoding CLAVATA3/ESR (CLE)-related protein 9-like; its protein translation is MKSGLSSSFSSRKLLVALALGTVVLLHLFLPACATGIPTTTAKESTHRRHSCDAISRSSKKLRSMCMELQSVPHSPSPPPSPEDDKIDPRFGVEKRRVPSGPNPLHN